A region from the Salidesulfovibrio onnuriiensis genome encodes:
- a CDS encoding substrate-binding periplasmic protein → MSHPASAKRLCAAAILFAILVIMAPAHTAAQERQPTLMLAVGEWAPYVSENSEGYGFAAEIVIKAFRAAGQDVELVFMPWARSLELVKRGELPATFPWYMNTDRELFAWFSEPIFRECSVFFYKKDRFPDFRFQSLETMRQYRVGGVDDYGYLPLLKEKGVLDSVSHVDPQGMRMLEDDRIDFLAQNIVRGWYTIEELFPDKKTEFATSDPFMKDDAMGLLASRRHPQGKLALALFNKGLIIIKKNGTYRAILEKHHMCRLLGN, encoded by the coding sequence ATGTCTCACCCCGCATCTGCAAAACGGCTTTGCGCCGCTGCCATCCTCTTCGCCATTCTGGTGATCATGGCGCCCGCGCACACCGCCGCCCAGGAGCGGCAGCCCACCCTGATGCTGGCCGTGGGGGAATGGGCTCCCTATGTTTCCGAAAACAGCGAGGGATACGGCTTTGCGGCGGAGATCGTCATCAAGGCGTTCCGTGCGGCGGGACAGGACGTGGAGCTGGTGTTCATGCCCTGGGCCCGCAGCCTGGAGCTGGTCAAGCGCGGGGAACTCCCGGCCACCTTCCCCTGGTACATGAATACGGACCGGGAGCTGTTCGCCTGGTTTTCGGAGCCCATTTTCCGGGAATGCAGCGTGTTCTTCTACAAAAAGGATCGCTTCCCGGATTTCAGATTCCAGTCCCTGGAAACGATGCGGCAATACCGCGTGGGCGGCGTCGACGATTACGGATACCTGCCCCTGCTCAAGGAAAAGGGGGTTCTGGATTCCGTCTCCCACGTGGACCCGCAGGGCATGCGCATGCTGGAGGACGACCGCATCGATTTCCTGGCCCAGAACATTGTCCGGGGCTGGTACACCATCGAGGAGCTGTTCCCCGACAAGAAGACGGAATTCGCCACCTCCGACCCGTTCATGAAGGATGACGCCATGGGTCTGCTGGCCTCCAGGCGGCACCCCCAGGGAAAACTCGCCCTGGCCCTGTTCAACAAGGGGCTCATAATCATCAAAAAAAACGGCACGTACCGCGCCATTTTAGAAAAGCACCACATGTGCCGCCTGCTGGGGAATTAA